The proteins below are encoded in one region of Segatella copri:
- a CDS encoding glycoside hydrolase family 2 TIM barrel-domain containing protein: MIKRSITFMTLALALTTLCQAQSRKVINLPSWDFSRDGKAWQQVAVPHDWAISGPFDKKWDLQMVAIEQNGETEKTEKSGRSGALPWIGEGMYKMNWTAPKGYKRAVLVFDGAMSQPVVSVNGKEAGKWAYGYNAFRIDITPFIQFGKSNLIEVHLNNVEESSRWYPGGGLYRPVSVELYGNENFSTWDTFVRTLKADKQEAEVEVNALLEGKTGKSGKTVIALLNEAGKKVAEQTVTGANPEIKTTLKVANPQLWSPESPYLYQVKLTRYEGKKVADVQTLKTGIRTISVSKNYGFQLNGVTRKLKGVCLHHDLGPLGAAENKAALIRQIKMMKQMGCDAIRTAHNMPSTMQMEICDSLGMMVMAESFDMWIYPKCKNGYAKFFKEWSDKDITNLVKHHRNHPSIVMWSIGNEIPEQWSKEGMEIAKHLQDICHQYDPSRPVTQGMDKAEAALKSGFAQVMDVPGFNYRVHKYYKNIEQLPQGFLLGSETASTVSSRGVYKFPVVVSDKATYPDGQCSSYDTEYCSWSNLPDDDWKMQDDYSWVIGEFVWTGYDYLGEPTPYDTYWPSRSSYFGICDLAGLPKDRYYMYRARWNEQQHTTHLLPHWNWKSREGQVTPVYCYTDGVEGELFVNGKSQGRVRKDKSSRLDRYRLRWNNVKYEPGEIRVVTYNQYGDKVGEDVKRTAGEPAQMKFSVETPDHEPIACMVEGCSDEHNVLLNADGNDLAFITVSLQDKDGNECPLADDELTFEVSGAGTFKAACNGDATSLEPFTQPQMKLFSGKLVVIVQSSKQKGNIILKVKDSKRNIEKSITLQAI; encoded by the coding sequence ATGATTAAGAGAAGCATTACTTTCATGACTCTTGCCCTGGCACTCACTACGCTGTGCCAGGCGCAGAGCAGAAAGGTTATCAACCTGCCTTCATGGGACTTCTCCCGTGATGGCAAGGCGTGGCAGCAGGTAGCTGTTCCGCACGATTGGGCTATCTCGGGTCCTTTCGATAAAAAATGGGATCTGCAGATGGTGGCCATCGAGCAGAATGGCGAAACCGAAAAGACCGAAAAGTCGGGACGTTCTGGTGCGCTGCCTTGGATAGGTGAGGGTATGTATAAGATGAACTGGACGGCTCCTAAGGGCTATAAGCGTGCCGTACTCGTCTTCGACGGTGCCATGAGCCAGCCTGTTGTCAGCGTCAATGGCAAGGAGGCAGGCAAGTGGGCTTACGGCTACAATGCCTTCCGCATCGACATCACACCTTTCATCCAGTTTGGTAAGAGTAATCTCATCGAGGTACATCTTAATAATGTAGAGGAGAGCAGCCGATGGTATCCGGGAGGCGGTCTTTACCGTCCGGTTTCCGTAGAACTCTATGGCAACGAAAACTTCTCTACCTGGGATACCTTCGTGCGTACCCTGAAGGCTGATAAGCAGGAAGCTGAAGTAGAAGTAAATGCGCTGCTGGAAGGAAAGACTGGTAAGTCGGGCAAGACCGTCATAGCCCTGTTGAATGAGGCTGGCAAGAAGGTTGCCGAGCAGACCGTCACAGGTGCCAATCCTGAAATCAAGACTACCCTGAAGGTAGCGAATCCTCAGCTCTGGTCTCCGGAATCTCCTTACCTCTATCAGGTAAAGCTTACCCGATATGAAGGAAAGAAGGTGGCTGATGTCCAGACCCTGAAGACCGGTATCCGCACCATCTCGGTATCCAAGAATTATGGTTTCCAGCTCAATGGCGTTACCCGCAAACTGAAGGGCGTCTGTTTGCACCACGACCTCGGTCCATTGGGAGCAGCAGAGAACAAGGCAGCCCTTATCCGTCAGATCAAGATGATGAAGCAGATGGGTTGCGACGCTATCCGTACTGCCCACAACATGCCTTCTACCATGCAGATGGAAATCTGCGATTCACTAGGTATGATGGTGATGGCAGAGAGTTTCGATATGTGGATTTATCCTAAATGCAAGAACGGCTACGCCAAGTTCTTCAAGGAGTGGAGCGATAAGGATATCACTAATCTGGTAAAGCACCACCGCAATCATCCTAGCATCGTGATGTGGAGCATCGGTAACGAGATTCCTGAGCAGTGGAGCAAGGAGGGTATGGAGATAGCCAAGCATCTGCAGGATATCTGTCATCAGTACGACCCATCCCGCCCTGTAACTCAGGGTATGGATAAGGCTGAGGCTGCCCTGAAGAGTGGATTTGCCCAGGTGATGGACGTTCCGGGCTTCAACTATCGCGTACATAAATATTATAAGAATATTGAGCAGTTGCCTCAGGGCTTCCTCTTGGGTTCAGAGACTGCCTCTACGGTCAGCTCCCGTGGCGTATACAAGTTCCCAGTAGTGGTAAGTGATAAGGCTACCTATCCTGATGGTCAGTGCTCAAGCTATGATACCGAGTACTGTTCCTGGAGCAATCTTCCTGATGATGACTGGAAGATGCAGGATGACTACAGTTGGGTAATCGGTGAGTTTGTATGGACCGGTTACGACTATCTGGGCGAGCCGACTCCATACGATACCTACTGGCCAAGCCGTAGCAGCTACTTCGGCATCTGCGACCTTGCCGGACTTCCAAAGGACCGCTACTATATGTATCGTGCCCGCTGGAACGAGCAGCAGCATACTACCCATCTTCTTCCTCACTGGAACTGGAAGAGCAGGGAAGGACAGGTTACTCCTGTATATTGCTACACCGATGGTGTGGAAGGCGAGCTTTTCGTGAATGGCAAGAGTCAGGGCAGGGTTCGCAAGGACAAGTCAAGCCGCCTCGACCGCTACCGTCTGCGCTGGAACAATGTGAAGTATGAACCGGGTGAGATTCGCGTGGTTACCTACAACCAGTATGGCGATAAGGTGGGCGAGGACGTGAAGCGTACTGCCGGCGAGCCTGCACAGATGAAGTTCAGTGTAGAAACACCTGATCATGAGCCTATTGCCTGCATGGTAGAAGGCTGTAGCGATGAGCACAATGTGCTTCTGAATGCCGATGGCAACGACCTTGCCTTCATCACCGTGAGTCTGCAGGATAAGGACGGCAATGAATGTCCGCTTGCCGATGACGAACTGACCTTCGAGGTGAGTGGTGCCGGCACTTTCAAGGCAGCCTGCAACGGCGATGCCACATCGCTCGAACCGTTCACCCAGCCTCAGATGAAACTCTTCTCCGGCAAACTCGTTGTCATCGTACAGAGCAGCAAGCAGAAGGGCAACATCATTCTGAAGGTAAAAGACAGCAAGCGAAATATCGAAAAGTCGATTACGCTCCAGGCAATATAA
- a CDS encoding SusC/RagA family TonB-linked outer membrane protein: protein MKAIQNLAKRSLLLVALFVIGCLQLMAQTRTIKGEVTDAQNGEALIGATVMVEGEKGGTVTDFDGNFSLQVSSSAKKIKVSYIGYIDKVLSISDNMKVKLESDSKALADVVVIGYGTARKSDLTGSVATVKSKDFNKGLVSSPEQLINGKVSGVQIMSNSGSASAGSTIRVRGGASLNASNDPLIVLDGVPLEQGGISGNSSNFLSMINPSDIESMTVLKDASSTAIYGSRASNGVIIITTKKGQQGAVKVNFNTTNSLQTRAQMVDMLSRDEFVNVINQFGDANQKSLLGTANTDWNDEVYRTAFGTDNNLSVSGSIDKWLPFRVSVGYYNQSGLVRKDNVERWTGNVVLTPSFFQDHLKLTINAKGTLNNNSFNNGGAVWAAATFNPTIPVYSGNDKYGGYNEALDADGYPVNAGVRNPRGLVDLYDSKSKVSRFIGSMDVDYKVHFLPDLKLHATVGADYAKGDGTIYVPAYAAQSYNKDESLGGSDYKYGPQKNENRLLTLYANYAKYFEDIKSNVDLTAGYDYQYWKSTTPLYYTKSAAGTNLSTVKASDYRHVMLSYYGRINYSFDGKYLLTATVRRDASSRFSKDTRWGTFPSVALGWTLTEEPWLKNQKVLSNLKLRASYGVTGQQEGIGNYNYLPVYTSSVTGAEAFINGQYINTYRPEAYVSDLKWETTTSWNFGLDFGFLDGRIGGAIDFYTRKTKDLLASVPTAAGTNFSKTILTNVGNVDSKGIEVSLNATPIQTKDWEWNLSYNFTWQNMKVKNLSLTKGGSQTNVKVGPSIDAYQFQVLSEGYEPYMFYVYHQLYDSKTGKPIEGAYADLNNDGEINDADLYRYHSPAPKYIMGLSTSLRYKQLTLGMSFRANIDNYVYNGMGMSTGAFETVSYNNSQLNNLNTSFLKTGFKTRQYLSDYYVENASFLKLDNLSLSYNVGKINKWASLTVSAMVQNVFTITGYSGTDPEVPNGMDNSFYPRPRTYSLSLGLQF from the coding sequence ATGAAAGCAATCCAGAATTTAGCAAAGAGAAGTTTGCTTCTCGTGGCATTGTTCGTCATCGGATGTCTGCAACTCATGGCGCAGACAAGAACCATCAAAGGTGAGGTGACTGATGCGCAGAATGGTGAGGCTCTGATTGGCGCCACTGTCATGGTGGAAGGCGAAAAGGGCGGTACAGTTACTGATTTTGACGGTAACTTCAGTCTTCAGGTATCTTCTTCAGCCAAGAAGATCAAGGTATCTTATATCGGTTATATTGATAAGGTACTTTCTATCTCAGACAATATGAAGGTGAAACTCGAATCCGACAGCAAGGCGCTGGCTGATGTCGTGGTCATCGGATATGGTACGGCAAGAAAGAGTGACCTGACAGGTTCCGTAGCTACCGTGAAATCGAAGGACTTTAATAAAGGTCTCGTTTCTTCTCCAGAACAGTTGATCAACGGTAAGGTTTCGGGTGTACAGATTATGTCTAACAGTGGTTCTGCCTCTGCCGGTAGTACCATCCGTGTGCGTGGTGGTGCATCTCTTAATGCCAGCAACGACCCTCTTATCGTGCTCGATGGTGTGCCATTGGAGCAGGGTGGTATCTCGGGTAACAGCAGCAACTTCCTCAGCATGATCAACCCTTCTGATATCGAGAGCATGACTGTATTGAAGGATGCTTCTTCTACAGCCATCTATGGTTCCCGTGCTTCAAATGGTGTCATCATCATTACCACCAAGAAGGGACAGCAGGGTGCTGTAAAGGTGAACTTCAATACCACCAACAGTTTGCAGACCCGTGCGCAGATGGTAGATATGCTGAGCCGTGATGAATTTGTGAATGTCATCAACCAGTTTGGTGACGCTAATCAGAAATCATTGCTCGGTACAGCCAATACCGACTGGAATGATGAGGTTTACCGTACTGCCTTCGGTACAGATAATAACCTCAGCGTGAGCGGCAGCATCGACAAGTGGTTGCCATTCCGCGTGTCTGTAGGCTATTACAACCAGAGCGGTCTGGTTCGCAAGGACAATGTAGAGCGCTGGACAGGTAACGTGGTATTGACTCCTAGCTTCTTCCAGGATCACCTGAAGTTGACCATCAATGCCAAGGGAACCCTCAATAACAACTCATTCAATAATGGTGGTGCCGTATGGGCAGCTGCCACATTCAACCCAACCATCCCGGTTTATTCCGGCAACGACAAATATGGTGGCTATAATGAGGCACTCGATGCTGATGGCTATCCAGTGAATGCCGGTGTAAGAAACCCTCGCGGTCTGGTTGATCTGTATGATTCAAAGAGTAAGGTGAGCCGCTTCATCGGTTCTATGGATGTAGATTACAAGGTTCATTTCCTGCCAGACCTCAAGCTCCATGCTACCGTGGGTGCTGACTATGCCAAGGGCGACGGAACCATTTATGTTCCTGCCTACGCAGCACAGAGCTACAACAAGGATGAGTCTTTGGGCGGTAGCGATTACAAGTATGGTCCTCAGAAAAACGAGAACCGCTTGCTTACCCTCTATGCCAACTATGCGAAGTATTTCGAAGATATCAAGAGTAATGTAGATCTGACAGCCGGTTACGACTACCAGTACTGGAAGAGTACTACACCTCTTTATTATACCAAAAGTGCGGCAGGCACAAACCTGTCAACCGTAAAGGCATCAGATTACCGTCATGTAATGTTGTCATATTACGGACGTATCAACTATTCATTCGATGGAAAGTATCTCCTGACGGCAACCGTTCGTCGAGACGCATCTTCCCGTTTCTCTAAGGATACCCGTTGGGGTACTTTCCCATCTGTTGCTTTGGGCTGGACTTTGACAGAAGAGCCTTGGTTGAAGAACCAGAAGGTACTTTCTAACTTGAAACTCCGTGCCAGCTATGGTGTTACCGGTCAGCAGGAAGGTATCGGCAACTACAACTATCTGCCGGTTTATACATCCAGTGTAACAGGTGCCGAAGCTTTCATCAACGGACAGTATATCAATACTTACCGTCCTGAGGCATACGTATCAGACTTGAAGTGGGAGACTACAACCTCCTGGAACTTCGGTCTCGATTTCGGATTCCTGGATGGCCGTATCGGTGGTGCCATCGATTTCTATACCCGTAAGACCAAGGACCTGTTGGCATCAGTACCAACAGCAGCAGGTACCAACTTCTCAAAGACTATCCTTACCAACGTAGGTAATGTAGACAGCAAGGGTATCGAGGTTTCTCTGAATGCCACCCCTATCCAGACCAAGGACTGGGAGTGGAACCTGAGCTACAACTTTACCTGGCAGAACATGAAGGTGAAGAACCTTTCATTGACAAAGGGTGGAAGCCAGACCAACGTGAAGGTAGGTCCATCTATCGATGCTTACCAGTTCCAGGTACTCTCTGAGGGATATGAGCCATACATGTTCTATGTATACCATCAGCTCTACGACTCTAAGACAGGCAAGCCAATCGAGGGTGCTTATGCCGATTTGAACAATGATGGCGAAATCAATGATGCCGATCTCTACCGCTATCATTCTCCAGCCCCTAAGTATATCATGGGCTTGAGTACATCTTTGAGATACAAGCAGCTGACACTCGGTATGAGTTTCCGTGCCAACATCGACAACTATGTATACAACGGCATGGGTATGAGTACAGGTGCTTTCGAGACAGTAAGCTACAACAACTCACAGCTCAACAACCTCAACACCAGCTTCCTGAAGACAGGTTTCAAGACCCGTCAGTATCTCTCTGATTACTACGTAGAGAATGCTTCGTTCCTGAAACTCGACAACCTGAGTTTGAGTTACAATGTAGGCAAGATCAACAAGTGGGCTTCGCTCACCGTATCTGCAATGGTACAGAATGTTTTCACCATCACCGGTTACTCAGGTACAGATCCTGAGGTGCCAAACGGAATGGACAACTCATTCTATCCACGTCCTCGCACTTATTCATTAAGCCTCGGACTTCAGTTCTAA
- a CDS encoding RagB/SusD family nutrient uptake outer membrane protein, which yields MKLKNILYSMMMGTAVLTGTTSCVSDLDQYPHTETTSKDVYTSLANYEAVLGKIYAAMVTSGQGKGGDNKDMESVLNKGAGFDYMRMFINMQECGTDEFASTWLTGEQTTGLTYLSWDANDAWVSDMYYRIYYNIALCNEFLRNANSANFSGADAEKMKEYKAEVRFMRALFYYHALDFYRNIPMVTENDPVGSYIPPRYTPQQTFDYIESELKDCVGDMLPASTCPYGQASQGAAYTLLAKLYLNSEVYTGVAKYAECKEACEKVMGMGYSLESDYSKLFNADNDKRTNEIIFALPVSAEHTVSWGSSTYLVCGQVSMSNANQNVADYGVTAGWSEFRLRPEFVDKFTQTDIDGSGDKRCKFFTNGQSKDVTSMTDETAGYLSEKWSNLKDDGTTASNTADAGVETDFPLFRLADVYLMYAECVVRLHNDWDNWAGGSDATDPTVIASRKQGAIYWINLLRERAGNTDVWSSNFADDDAFLQFILDERARELYHEGYRRTDLIRYGQFTTNKYIWQWKGGTHDGQAVDSKYNIYPIPNTELTANPNLHNDNY from the coding sequence ATGAAACTTAAGAATATATTATATAGTATGATGATGGGAACAGCGGTGCTGACAGGCACAACCAGCTGTGTTTCCGATCTCGACCAATATCCTCATACAGAGACAACCTCTAAGGATGTTTATACCTCGCTTGCCAATTACGAGGCAGTGCTGGGCAAGATTTACGCTGCCATGGTGACTAGCGGTCAGGGCAAGGGCGGCGACAACAAGGATATGGAATCCGTATTGAACAAAGGAGCAGGTTTCGACTACATGCGTATGTTTATCAATATGCAGGAGTGTGGTACCGATGAATTTGCCTCTACCTGGCTGACTGGTGAGCAGACTACGGGTCTTACTTATCTCTCCTGGGATGCCAACGATGCCTGGGTATCAGATATGTATTATCGTATCTACTACAACATCGCCCTCTGCAACGAGTTCCTGCGCAATGCCAATAGTGCCAATTTCTCTGGTGCTGATGCAGAGAAGATGAAGGAATATAAGGCAGAAGTCCGTTTTATGCGTGCTCTGTTCTATTACCATGCGCTCGATTTCTATCGCAACATTCCGATGGTGACAGAGAACGACCCTGTGGGCAGCTACATTCCTCCTCGTTATACTCCTCAGCAGACATTCGATTATATTGAGAGCGAGTTGAAGGATTGTGTAGGTGATATGCTTCCTGCTTCTACCTGTCCTTACGGTCAGGCTTCTCAGGGTGCTGCCTATACCTTGCTTGCCAAGCTTTATCTGAACAGCGAGGTTTATACCGGCGTTGCCAAGTATGCCGAGTGCAAGGAGGCTTGCGAGAAGGTGATGGGTATGGGATATTCTCTGGAGTCTGATTACAGCAAACTCTTCAATGCTGATAACGACAAGCGTACCAACGAAATTATCTTCGCCTTGCCGGTAAGTGCTGAGCATACTGTAAGCTGGGGTTCTTCTACCTATCTGGTTTGTGGACAGGTAAGTATGTCGAATGCCAACCAGAATGTAGCCGATTATGGTGTAACTGCCGGCTGGAGTGAATTCCGTCTTCGTCCTGAGTTCGTGGATAAGTTTACCCAGACCGATATTGATGGCAGTGGCGACAAGCGTTGCAAGTTCTTCACCAATGGTCAGAGCAAGGATGTAACCAGCATGACCGATGAAACCGCCGGCTATCTTTCTGAGAAGTGGAGCAACCTGAAGGATGATGGTACTACCGCTTCCAATACTGCCGATGCAGGTGTAGAAACCGATTTTCCTCTCTTCCGTTTGGCTGATGTCTATCTGATGTATGCCGAGTGCGTGGTTCGTCTGCATAACGACTGGGATAACTGGGCTGGTGGTAGCGATGCTACAGATCCAACCGTGATTGCTTCCCGCAAGCAGGGAGCCATCTATTGGATCAATCTCCTCCGCGAACGTGCTGGAAATACTGATGTATGGTCTAGCAATTTTGCCGATGACGATGCCTTCCTCCAGTTCATCCTCGATGAGCGTGCCCGTGAACTCTATCATGAAGGTTATCGCCGTACCGACCTGATTCGCTATGGTCAGTTTACTACTAATAAGTACATCTGGCAGTGGAAGGGTGGAACTCACGACGGACAGGCTGTTGATAGCAAGTACAACATCTATCCAATCCCTAACACCGAGCTTACCGCAAATCCAAATCTTCATAACGACAACTATTAA
- a CDS encoding DUF5114 domain-containing protein — MKKIFRNLMMLLCALTALVSCDESCDKIYLDGFKASDLMASASDVKLSVDNSKDVVLSLAWQNPTLLSSDETKPAGNGVLKTYLQVSASENFTSEKEYTVTDLSKAFTGADLNAAAKDLGLSPDESSPLYFRIKSQMGSNLDAAYSNVCQVNVTPYLIDMSYINILNEKKDQVLTKLYSPNSDGVYSGYMNASSWFHIWGKENDGTIWGNVGQDNHVYEMDNTESAWNIWFPGQTGIYYTVLDTKAKELKPTYIKSMQLNGEDMTYDAPNYAWTKVITTTADNTPVSIVATGAEYSKATGTADAAAVVKTMNYTLADGKMTDSKNAGSVNIATAGTYTITVKVGENSQLEYTIVEGDQTTPEPEVSNTLCMFSKDGNSLLAVMNKVSDGVYTCKYKPTAWEGFMFIYVGANKDDKQTWYGCEPSNDKMFNLSTADDKWNPWFKDDVTGGEVTVTADLNTMTWQYK; from the coding sequence ATGAAAAAGATATTTAGAAACCTGATGATGCTTCTCTGCGCACTCACCGCCCTGGTGAGTTGCGACGAGAGTTGCGACAAGATATATCTGGATGGCTTCAAGGCATCCGACCTGATGGCATCGGCATCCGATGTGAAGCTGTCTGTAGATAACAGTAAGGACGTTGTCCTCTCGTTGGCTTGGCAGAATCCTACCTTGCTTTCGAGCGATGAAACCAAGCCTGCGGGCAACGGAGTGCTGAAAACTTATCTGCAGGTATCAGCCTCAGAGAACTTTACTTCAGAAAAGGAATACACCGTAACCGACCTTTCCAAGGCTTTCACCGGGGCAGACCTCAATGCTGCAGCCAAGGATCTCGGCTTGTCTCCTGATGAGAGTTCACCTCTCTATTTCCGTATCAAGAGTCAGATGGGTAGTAATCTTGATGCCGCTTACAGCAATGTCTGCCAGGTAAATGTTACTCCATACCTCATTGATATGAGCTACATCAATATCCTGAATGAGAAAAAGGATCAAGTTCTGACCAAACTCTATTCTCCTAATTCTGATGGAGTTTATTCTGGCTATATGAATGCCTCTTCTTGGTTCCATATCTGGGGTAAGGAAAATGATGGTACCATTTGGGGTAATGTAGGACAGGATAACCATGTGTACGAAATGGATAATACTGAGTCTGCATGGAACATCTGGTTCCCAGGTCAGACAGGTATTTATTATACAGTTCTTGATACAAAAGCTAAGGAACTTAAGCCAACTTACATCAAGTCAATGCAGTTGAATGGTGAAGATATGACTTATGATGCTCCTAACTATGCTTGGACCAAGGTCATTACAACTACAGCCGATAATACTCCAGTCAGCATCGTAGCTACAGGCGCTGAGTACAGCAAGGCTACAGGTACAGCTGATGCTGCAGCAGTAGTGAAGACAATGAACTATACTTTGGCTGATGGCAAGATGACTGACTCAAAGAACGCTGGCAGTGTGAATATTGCCACGGCGGGTACTTATACCATAACCGTGAAGGTTGGTGAGAACAGTCAGTTGGAATATACTATCGTTGAGGGCGACCAAACAACTCCAGAGCCAGAGGTTAGCAATACTCTCTGCATGTTCAGCAAGGATGGCAACAGCCTACTTGCCGTGATGAATAAGGTGAGCGATGGTGTTTATACCTGCAAGTACAAGCCAACAGCTTGGGAAGGATTTATGTTTATCTATGTAGGAGCCAACAAGGATGACAAGCAAACATGGTATGGTTGCGAGCCAAGTAATGATAAGATGTTTAATCTTTCTACGGCAGACGACAAGTGGAATCCTTGGTTCAAGGATGATGTAACTGGTGGTGAAGTTACCGTTACCGCCGACCTCAACACCATGACATGGCAATATAAATAA
- a CDS encoding glycoside hydrolase family 53 protein produces MKNIFGKAILLATALLFSITGTSCSNDDNTTPEKEKTYNMSGFAKGADVSWLTEMEKDGVKFYNQNGKATECMKLLREEGTNSIRLRVWVNPEGGWCGKNDVIAKAWRAQQLGFRLMIDFHYSDTWADPGNQKVPAAWQGYTAEQMKLAVADHTKNVLTALKDRGVTNVEWVQVGNETRDGMLFNSDEAVTGQVSKNAANFAAYVNAGYDAVKAVYPQAKVIVHVDKGQDLGGLTWLYDKLKENGGKWDVIGLSLYPEDDNWQSYAESCLANIQTLSSKYGKDVIISEIGMWWGSDQAAPMMKKMVDGCKAISTCEGIFYWEPEVYNNWKPANYTTLGWSAYTKGAFDNSGKPTAVFDAYK; encoded by the coding sequence ATGAAAAATATATTTGGAAAAGCCATATTGCTGGCTACAGCACTCTTGTTTTCTATCACGGGCACGAGTTGCAGCAATGATGATAATACCACTCCCGAAAAGGAGAAGACATACAATATGAGTGGCTTCGCCAAGGGTGCCGATGTAAGTTGGCTCACAGAGATGGAGAAGGATGGTGTGAAATTCTATAATCAGAATGGCAAGGCAACAGAATGCATGAAGCTCCTTCGCGAAGAGGGAACCAATTCTATCCGTCTGCGTGTCTGGGTAAATCCGGAAGGTGGCTGGTGTGGCAAGAATGATGTCATCGCCAAGGCTTGGCGAGCTCAGCAGCTCGGCTTCCGTCTGATGATTGACTTCCACTATTCTGATACCTGGGCTGACCCGGGTAACCAGAAAGTTCCTGCTGCATGGCAGGGCTATACTGCCGAACAAATGAAACTGGCTGTGGCTGATCATACCAAGAATGTATTGACAGCCCTGAAGGATAGAGGTGTAACCAACGTAGAGTGGGTGCAGGTGGGCAATGAAACCCGCGACGGAATGCTCTTCAATAGCGATGAGGCTGTAACCGGTCAGGTATCTAAGAATGCAGCCAACTTTGCTGCTTATGTTAACGCCGGTTATGATGCTGTTAAGGCGGTTTATCCACAAGCAAAGGTCATCGTTCATGTAGATAAAGGTCAGGACCTTGGTGGACTTACCTGGCTTTACGATAAGTTGAAAGAAAATGGCGGAAAGTGGGATGTCATTGGACTGTCTCTTTATCCTGAGGATGATAACTGGCAGAGTTATGCAGAGAGCTGTCTCGCTAACATCCAGACCCTTTCTTCTAAGTATGGTAAGGACGTTATCATCTCTGAAATCGGTATGTGGTGGGGCTCTGACCAGGCTGCGCCAATGATGAAGAAGATGGTGGATGGCTGCAAGGCAATCTCTACCTGCGAGGGTATCTTCTATTGGGAACCAGAAGTTTACAACAACTGGAAGCCAGCCAACTATACCACTCTGGGTTGGTCTGCATATACCAAGGGAGCGTTCGACAACAGCGGCAAACCAACTGCCGTATTCGATGCATATAAATAA